One segment of Planctomycetota bacterium DNA contains the following:
- a CDS encoding four helix bundle protein — protein sequence MEERTARFGEAAIAFAKRMPQTPVTARIIPQLVGAGTSVGANYAEADDAESKKDFRHKIGICRKEARESKHWLRMVAAAVPEMKEDARKLWREAKELHLIFVAIRRNTKVS from the coding sequence TTGGAGGAAAGGACGGCCCGTTTCGGCGAGGCAGCCATTGCATTTGCCAAGAGAATGCCTCAAACGCCGGTAACGGCGAGGATTATCCCGCAACTGGTGGGCGCGGGAACAAGCGTTGGGGCCAATTACGCCGAGGCGGACGATGCGGAATCGAAAAAGGACTTTCGCCATAAGATCGGCATCTGCCGCAAGGAGGCAAGGGAAAGCAAGCACTGGCTGCGTATGGTTGCCGCAGCCGTGCCTGAAATGAAAGAGGACGCCAGGAAACTGTGGCGCGAGGCCAAGGAGTTGCACCTGATCTTCGTGGCCATCCGGCGAAACACCAAGGTCTCGTGA